TGTCGATATTTGGAGCTACGCTGATGGAACTGGTGGGGGCGATCATTTGGTTGGTGTTGAGATTAAGTTGATGGTTAATAGATCAAATTAGAAATTCAAAAAATTAAATGGTAATGGGCAAATTCGTAATCTAAATAATTACCCTGCTCTACTAATACCGATCGAATATTTTTAGTAGCGATCGAAACTGCGCATTTCATTTGTTCATTTCTAACATAGAAGCACTGGCCAAGCCTTCCGCCCTACGTTGGATCTATTGGGTTAGATCTACAACCTCAGTTACGGCAGTTATGATTGAATTAGTAATGAATTAGTAATTAGTACCCACCATTTCAATTACTTCAATTATTCGGGTCAAACCCCATACCTAACCGTGAATCCAGTTGACTACCTGCGCATTAGCCTGATCGATCGCTGCAACTTCCGCTGTACCTACTGTATGCCCGAAGAGGCAGAATTTGACTATATTCAATCCCAACAACTGCTCAGCAATGACGAGCTAGTTGCACTCTTGGGTGAGGTATTTATGCCACTGGGCTTTTCTAAATTTCGGCTCACGGGTGGTGAACCATTGCTGCGCAAGAACCTGACCGAGTTAGTAGAATCGATCGCCAATTTGCCGGGGCTCCAGGATCTCTCCATGACCACCAATGGTTATTTGCTGCCCACAATGGCACAACCGCTCTATGATGCGGGTCTACGCCGGATTAATATTAGTCTTGATTCCCTGGATGCAGGCATATTTAAGCAAATTACCGGGCGCGATCGCTGGCAACAGGTATGGCAAGGTATTTTAGCTGCCTATGCAGTGGGTTTTGATCCGCTTAAACTAAATGTGGTGGTGATTCCCGGCGTAAACGATCGTGAGGTGCTGGATTTGGCGGCATTGAGTATCGATCGTGCCTGGCATATTCGCTTCATTGAATTCATGCCGATCGGTAATTCCCCTTTGTTTGACAGCGTTGGTTGGATTGATTCCGCTACTTTACGCGAGCAAATTAGCGATCGCTATGGCCTATTCGAAAGTAACTGCAAAGGCAACGGCCCAGCGGATGTGTTTCAAATTCCCAATGCCAAAGGGACGCTAGGGTTTATTAGTCAAATGTCGGAATGTTTTTGCGATCGCTGTAATCGAATTCGCCTCTCGGCCGATGGCTGGCTGCGACCTTGTTTGCTGAATGAATCGGGGCAGATCGATCTTAAATCTTTACTACGAGAATCGGAGCCAGATTTCACCCAGATTAGAGCCCAGGTGAGGCAGTTATTAATCGACAAAGAAGCAATTAATTTCAAAGAGCGCGATCGCGGTGTAGGCGATCAATCTACCTATCGTCGTACCATGTCACAAATTGGGGGTTAGTAGTTTTTCCAATCAGCAACATACAAAATATTGCGACAAACAGCCTGGCTTAAAGCTCCATTCAGCCAAATCATTCAATCTATAGCCCAAATCTTGAATTAATGCGATGCCGCATATCCGCCTTATCAAGCATCAGATCGATCATTTGAATTGTTATTGCTCCTACTTAAAACTATGCCCACCAATTCAGAATTAAATCAAATCACCAACTTTGTGCCCATTTCCGACCACTTGAGCACCGCAGGACAGCCCACGATCGAGCAATTCAAGGCGATCGCGGCGGCTGGCTATGACACAATTATCAATTTGGCGCTGAAAACATCTACCAATGCGATCGAGAATGAGGCGGAGATTATCGCCGATCTGGAGATGGAATATGTGCATATTCCGGTGGAATGGGAAAATCCAGCAATGGCGGATTTGGAATATTTTTTTGAGGTGATGGCCGCCCACCAGGACGAGAAAGTATTGGTGCATTGCGCCTTGAATATGCGCGTTTCTGCGTTTACCTATCTCTATCGCACCCTCAAGCAAGGGGTTGAGCCCCAGGTTGCCCAACAGGATTTAAATAAAGTCTGGGAGCCGATCCCAACCTGGCAAAGTTTCATCGATCGGGCGATCGCCCACTACAGCTAAAACGCTAACACCAGGCGATCGGTGGCCTCGTTAACTTTTGGGCTGATGTTTAGGCCAAGCCCCTGGAAGCCGAATCTATTGGTATGCATAAGATCCCCGCATAATTTAAATACGACCGATCAAACCTGTCCCTATTGGTGGATTGGTTTATTTAATATTTCCTTTATAAACTAGTAGTAGCTATTTATGGACTTGCTACAAATATTGACATAGCTGTGCTTAGACCAGCTCGATCGAAATTTTTGCATAAGCAAACCAGCCAAAGAAATTAAGGTTGCAAATTTTAGATTGAACCGATTCATCACAATCGCAGTCTAAACCTGATAAGTTCCCCGATCGCAGCTTATAGAACCAACCTGAAGTAACTAGAACATAGTTACCACCGTCAATCTAGGCAATATATCCTGAATCATTAATACAGAAGCGATCGCCCCATGACTAAAGTCAGCCCTACCAATAAAATCAATAAACCCAGCACTAAGTCGGAACCGGAAGCCCCAAATCAAAACCAGCCCCAAAGCAGATATAAAGTGATCTATGACGGTAATTGCAACCTTTGCGTGAGCCTGGTGCAAATGCTCGAAAAACTCGATCGCGGCCAGAAATTCACCTATGCGCCGATGCAGGATCTAGAAACCCTGGCTAGCTTTGGTATTTCCGCAGCGGATTGCGAAATGGGTATGATTTTAATCAATGCAAATTTCCCTGATCAACGCTGGCAGGGTAGCGATGCCGCTGAGGAGATCGGCAGACTCTTACCCGCTGGAGCGGTATTTGTAGCTGCCTATCGATCGCTACCGGGGATGAAGTGGCTGGGCGATCGTACCTATGAACAAGTTCGTGACAATCGCTATGCAATCTTTGGCAAACGCGATCGCACCTATCAATCAGCCTATCCGATCGGTTGTCGGCAAGGGCAGAATTGCAAAGTTTAAACTATTCAATTTGTATTCTTTTGATTAATTCGTTCACTTGATTAATTATTAATTAGTTCAATTGGTAATCATATTAATTAAGCAGAGCAACATAAGTTCATAAGTTCATAAGTTCAGTCGATCGCCATTGTGACTGTAATAAAACACTGTAATAAAACTAAGTCAGGCATAAACAACTATTACAACTATTTAGTATTTGGTTAAAAGCCAATTCAAGATTTTATATACATATTTAGTTTGATATTCAGGTTAGGTAGCGTGGTCAAGGTATGAAACCAATTCAGCGTAATTTAGTTTTGGTTGGCTGTCTTAGTAGCCTGTTATTGGTAGGGGTGGTTAGTGGTTGCGGCTCCAGCCCCGACAGAGCCAGTCAAGCTCAGCCGCAGGGGCGGGGTAGACCTAACCCAGGCGCAGCAGATCAAAATAGACCGATCGCGGTGGATGTGGCGATCGCGGCCACTGGTTCATTGCGTCCCGGCCTGGAATATACGGGCACCACTGCGCCGGTGCGAGAGGTGCTATTGCGATCGCGGGTGGAAGGGCGTTTGCTCAGCCTGAATGCCGACATTGGCGATCGGCTCACCCAGGGGCAGATCGTGGGTCAACAGGATGATGCAGTTTTACAGGCCACTGTCTTAGAAGCCAGGGCAGAGGTGGCAGTTTTGGAAGCGGAGGTAGCCCAGGCAATTACCGAGGTGAATACGGCCAAAACTCTGGTGGAGCAATCGCGGATTAGATTACAACAGGCGCAAGTTGACGCAAAGCGATTGCAAGATCTAGCTGAATCGGGTGCTAGCACTACGCAGCAGGCTGAACTAGCCCAAACTGAGGCCGAAACCGCAGCGCAGGTTTTACGCTCGGCTCAGGAACAGGTGCGATCGCGCCAGAACCAGGTTGTTGCTGCCAGACAACGGGTAGCTGCCCAACAGGCGGTGCTTGCCCAGGAACAAGAACAGCTTTCCTTTACTAGCCTGATTGTTCCCCTGAATGGGTTTGTGCTGGAGCAGATTGCCGAGCCGGGTAATTTACTACGGGCAGGGGATGAGGTAATTAGAATTGGTGATTTTAGCGAGGTTAAGGTGGTGGTGCTGGTGTCGGAACTGGAGCTAAGCCAGATTCAAGTCAATCAAACCGTGATGGTACGGCTGGATGCCTATGACGATCGCCAGATTGAAGGCAGGGTAAATCGGATCTCGTTGGCGGCTGATCCCACTTCGCGGCTGTTGCCAGTGGAAATTACGATCGCCAATAACCCCGACCAACCGATCGGTAGTGGGTTGCTGGCCAGGGTTAGTTTTACTGATCCTGGTGATCAAAGGGTGGTGTTGCCGCTCTCGGCGCTGGCGATAGGTGATGATGTTGCTGGTAGTCCTAATAATTCTAATAAACCTACTAATTCTAATAAACCTACTAATCCTGGCGATCGCGCTGCCAATAACAATATCAATCAAGATCCCAGCATGGCGCAGGTGTTTGTGCTGAATGAAACGGGTGATGGGGCAACGGTGGTGGCCAAGCAAGTCCAGGTGGGCGATCGCGGTGATGGTCGGGTGGAGATTATTTCTGGCCTGGATCGGGATGAAAGGTATGTGGTGCGGAGTGCAAAACCGCTGAAGGATGGCGATCGGGTGGTTTTAAGCGCCTTGTCACAGAATAGTTAATAGTTAAACAAATCTAGTCCCCAAGTCCTCGTCAATAAACTGAATCCCAAAATAGAAACGTAATTAACCAAGCATCAATAATACAAACACCATGAGGCTAGGGTGAATGAGAGAGCCGCAATTAGCTCAACCAACCACGAAGAATAGTTCAAGTAGCCGATTCAGCATCAGCACAGTGGCGATCCGTCGTCACATTGGTACTTTAATGCTAGCGATCGCCGTGGTGGTGGTGGGCATCTTCTCGCTCACCCAACTGCAAGTAGACCTGCTGCCATCGATCACCTATCCGAGGATTGGCGCAAGGCTAGATGCACCAGGGATCTCACCCGAAGTTGCCGTTGATGAAATCACCCGACCCCTAGAGCAAGCCCTCGCCGCCACCGAAGGCGTGACCCAAATATTTTCTAGCACCCGCGAAGGCAGAGTCCGGGTCGATCTGTTCTTTGAACCAGGTAGCAACATCGATCAGGCGCTTAATGATGCCACCGCAGCCTTCAATCGCAATCGCTCCCGCCTCCCCGACACGGTGGAAAACGCCCGATTATTTAAATTTGACCCCTCCCAACTGCCGGTCTATGAATTTGCCTTGACCTCGCCAAAGCTCTCACCAGTGGAATTGCGGGTGTTTGCAGACGAAGAACTGGGGCGAGAACTTACGATCGTCAAGGGGGTAGCTTCGGTCGATGTGTCCGGTGGCGTAAGCGAAGAGGTGCGGGTTAATCTGGATATGCAGCGATTGCAAGCTCTGGGGATTAGTTTGTCCGATGTGTTAGCTGCCCTCAGCGATCGCAATCAGGACATTTCTGGCGGTCGGATCGAAGGCACTCAAAATGAACCACTTACCCGCACGATCGGTCAGTTTGAATCAGCCACAGAGATCGCTAATCTCTCCTTTGAGGTTAATTCTGGTAATTCCAGCAATTCTAATCCAGTTACAAACCAGAGTCGGCGGGTCTATCTGCGTGACTTTGCCGAAGTGATTGATGGCACTGAAAAGGAGCGCATCACCGTAAAACTAAATGGTGAAAATGCAGTCAAAGTAAGCATCCAGAAACAACCCGATGCCAACACGATCGAGGTGGTGGATGCAGTTAAACGTAAAATCGAAGAACTAAGACAGGCGAATGTAATCCCCATTGATGCGGTACTTACGTCCACCCTGGATGAGTCCGAGTTTATTCGCGCCTCGATCGGCAATGTCACTAATGCGGGCTTGTTGGGCACAGCCTTGGCAGCGATCGCCGTGTTGCTGTTTCTGGGCTCATTACGACAGACGTTAATTATTTTAATTGCGATTCCCATGTCGGTGTTAACAGCAATGATTTTGATGGGGGCATTTGGCCTCTCATTAAATCTATTTAGTCTGGGTGGTTTGGCCTTGGGCGTGGGGATCGTGGTCGATAACTCGATCGTGATGCTGGAAAATATTGTCGCTGGAGTCAGCGCCCAAAAGTCTAAATTGAATGGCGAAAATGGCGCTGAAATAAATATTGCTAATGGTGCTGATGATTCTAATGGCAATGGCCATGCCCAAAATAACCTCCATCATCACGATCGCAGCGCCGCAGTGATCGCCCAGGCCGAGCAGAGCAGCCAGGAAGTAGAATCTGCGCTGGTGGCCTCAACCAGTACCAACCTGGTGGTGGTGTTGCCGTTTTTGCTAATTGGTGGATTTATTGCGTTGCTGTTCAATGAGTTGATCCTGACGATCAGCTTTGCGGTGGCAGCTTCGATCGTAACCGCGATTACGATTGTGCCTGCGTTTGCTTCCCGATTGCTCACGCTGCCTTTTGCCAGCAACATCGATCGCTTCTGGCTATTGCAGCAGTTCAATCAACGCTTCGAGGCGGCCACGGCAGGTTATGGCAGAACCTTGGCAAAAGTATTACAGCATCGGCTAGTGGTGTTGGCGATCGCCTTTATTGTCCTGGGTGGTAGTAGCTTCTTCCTGGCTGGGCAACTGTCCCAGGAAATTTTGCCACCAGTGAACACTGGCCAAGCAAGAGCATTTATCCAGTTTCCACCGGGTACAACCCTGGCCACCAATCGCCAGGTGACTAAATTAGTAGACGATGTAATTTTGCAGCAGCCCGAAACCGAATTTGCATTTACTACATCGGGCGGTTTTCTGTTTGGTAGTTCTACCTCATTGAATACCCTGCGTAGTTCCAGCACAATTACGCTTACACCGAATACCAATGTGGCTGCTTATATTGAGCAGGTCAATCGCCAGATCGCTAAGCTCAATCTGGTTGATATTCGGGTGCGGCTGAGTCCAGGCCGGGTGCGTGGTTTGATTACATCCAATTCACCCACCTTTGGTTCTGATTTGGATGTAACTTTGCAAGGCAGCAATGAGGAGGCTTTGGAACAGGCAGGTCGTCAGGTTATGGCGGCTTTAGATGAGCAGGTGAATGCTGCTAGATTTCGACCCGACTCCGATCCGCGCCAGCCAGAGGTGCAAATCAAGCCAGATTGGGAGCGCCTAGAGGCTTTGGGGCTAACCACTGAGGACGTGGGTAGAACGATCGAAACGGCGATCTCTGGCACTGTGCCAACCCAACTACAACGGGGCGATCGCCTGGTGGATGTGAGGGTGCAACTGGATCAAAGCCGAATTACTCAGAATTATCAGCTTGAGCAAATCCCCCTTTTTACCAGCAATAATCAACTGGTGCGGGTGGCGGATGTGGCCAAAATTGATAAAGGACAAGCACCGGGTGAAATCCAGCGCATCAATCAGCGTGAGGTGTTTATCATCATTGGCAATCTGAATGAGGGAGCTAGTTTGAGTGAGGCGATCGCCCAAACCAATGCTGCGATTACGCCATTAGACCTGCCCGCTGGCGTAAACATTCTGCCCAGTAGTGTGGGGGAAACAAATCAGCAATTGCAGAATTCGTTGATTATCCTGGGAGCGTTAGCAGCTTTCCTGGTGTTTGTAGTGATGGCGGTGCAATACAATTCCCTGATTGATCCGTTGGTAATCATTCTGACGATCCCACTGGCACTGGCAGGGGGCATCTTGGGTTTGTATCTCACTGAAACTGCGATCGGTGCGACGGTGGTAGTAGGGGCAGTGTTACTAGTAGGGATTGTAGTGAATAATGCGATCGTGCTGGTGGAGTTGGCCAATCAAATTAGAGATCAGCAAAAATGCGATCGGCAAACGGCAATTTTGATCGCTGCACCCAGGCGATTGCGACCGATTTTGATGACTACAATTACTACTGTGTTGGGGTTATTTCCACTGGCGTTGGGGATTGGTGAGGGTGCAGAATTTATTCAACCGCTTGGCGTAGTAGTGTTTTCAGGATTATCGTTGGCAACATTGCTAACCCTGTTTATCATTCCCTGTTTTTATACGTTGCTGCATGATTTGCTGTCTGGCTCTGGCAATCAGCACGATCACCACAAGCAAAAACTAGCCAGGCAACGATCGCTTACCAAAGTAGGAAAGTAGAGTAGGAAAGTAGCACTTGAACAATTTAAACCCACATTCCGCGGTTAAGAAATAAAATAAGTTAATGTAGACTAACATAGCTCTAACATAGCTATGCCTAGAATCCCTTATGTCGTCCTCAGGCGCGATTGCAGAGTTTGTTCTGGAGTAATTGTTTTAGCTCGCCCTCAATCATTTGGCCTGCGGCTGGATACCGTTCCTTGCCATTGCTTTTAAGATAGATATATTCACAGTTAATATCATCAAATTGGGTGGCGCTATTAATCTGCCAATCCTGGACACAAACGCCGTTGAGCTTGGTGGAGGTAAAATTGGTGGCGATCGCCTGAGCCCTGGATAAATCTGCATTTTCCAAATTTGCACCACTCAAGTTGGCTTCGCTCATGTTCGCCCCATACAAGTTGGCTCGACCCAGATTTGCCTCACTTAGGGAAGCACCACTCAAAATAGCACGACTCAAGTTGGCTCTGACAAAATTAGCCCCGGCTAAACTTGCTTCACTTAGATTGGTTTTGATCAAGATCGCGCCCACTATCTCTGCGTCGATCGCATATACCCCGGTCAAATTGGCTCTAGTTAAGTCGGTGCCACATAGATTTGCACTGATCAAATTGGCCTCAATAAAACTGGCTTCGGTCAAATTCGCTCGATTTAAGTCAGCGCGGCTCAAATTGGCTTCGGTTAAGTTGGCACGGAATAAATCGGCCTCAATTAAAACTGCCCTAGTCAGATCGGCGGAAATTAAATTTGTACCCAATAAATTAGCTCGCACCAAATAGGCTCCGGCCAACTTGGACATACTTAGATTTGCGCCATGTAAATCTGCCTTGATCAGATTGGCGCGACTGAGATCGGCTCGGCTCAAGTTCGAACCGCTTAAGCTGGCTTCGCTGAGATTTGCCTCATTTAATT
The sequence above is a segment of the Pseudanabaena sp. PCC 7367 genome. Coding sequences within it:
- the moaA gene encoding GTP 3',8-cyclase MoaA; this encodes MNPVDYLRISLIDRCNFRCTYCMPEEAEFDYIQSQQLLSNDELVALLGEVFMPLGFSKFRLTGGEPLLRKNLTELVESIANLPGLQDLSMTTNGYLLPTMAQPLYDAGLRRINISLDSLDAGIFKQITGRDRWQQVWQGILAAYAVGFDPLKLNVVVIPGVNDREVLDLAALSIDRAWHIRFIEFMPIGNSPLFDSVGWIDSATLREQISDRYGLFESNCKGNGPADVFQIPNAKGTLGFISQMSECFCDRCNRIRLSADGWLRPCLLNESGQIDLKSLLRESEPDFTQIRAQVRQLLIDKEAINFKERDRGVGDQSTYRRTMSQIGG
- a CDS encoding protein tyrosine phosphatase family protein, translated to MPTNSELNQITNFVPISDHLSTAGQPTIEQFKAIAAAGYDTIINLALKTSTNAIENEAEIIADLEMEYVHIPVEWENPAMADLEYFFEVMAAHQDEKVLVHCALNMRVSAFTYLYRTLKQGVEPQVAQQDLNKVWEPIPTWQSFIDRAIAHYS
- a CDS encoding thiol-disulfide oxidoreductase DCC family protein, with product MTKVSPTNKINKPSTKSEPEAPNQNQPQSRYKVIYDGNCNLCVSLVQMLEKLDRGQKFTYAPMQDLETLASFGISAADCEMGMILINANFPDQRWQGSDAAEEIGRLLPAGAVFVAAYRSLPGMKWLGDRTYEQVRDNRYAIFGKRDRTYQSAYPIGCRQGQNCKV
- a CDS encoding efflux RND transporter periplasmic adaptor subunit, with product MKPIQRNLVLVGCLSSLLLVGVVSGCGSSPDRASQAQPQGRGRPNPGAADQNRPIAVDVAIAATGSLRPGLEYTGTTAPVREVLLRSRVEGRLLSLNADIGDRLTQGQIVGQQDDAVLQATVLEARAEVAVLEAEVAQAITEVNTAKTLVEQSRIRLQQAQVDAKRLQDLAESGASTTQQAELAQTEAETAAQVLRSAQEQVRSRQNQVVAARQRVAAQQAVLAQEQEQLSFTSLIVPLNGFVLEQIAEPGNLLRAGDEVIRIGDFSEVKVVVLVSELELSQIQVNQTVMVRLDAYDDRQIEGRVNRISLAADPTSRLLPVEITIANNPDQPIGSGLLARVSFTDPGDQRVVLPLSALAIGDDVAGSPNNSNKPTNSNKPTNPGDRAANNNINQDPSMAQVFVLNETGDGATVVAKQVQVGDRGDGRVEIISGLDRDERYVVRSAKPLKDGDRVVLSALSQNS
- a CDS encoding efflux RND transporter permease subunit: MREPQLAQPTTKNSSSSRFSISTVAIRRHIGTLMLAIAVVVVGIFSLTQLQVDLLPSITYPRIGARLDAPGISPEVAVDEITRPLEQALAATEGVTQIFSSTREGRVRVDLFFEPGSNIDQALNDATAAFNRNRSRLPDTVENARLFKFDPSQLPVYEFALTSPKLSPVELRVFADEELGRELTIVKGVASVDVSGGVSEEVRVNLDMQRLQALGISLSDVLAALSDRNQDISGGRIEGTQNEPLTRTIGQFESATEIANLSFEVNSGNSSNSNPVTNQSRRVYLRDFAEVIDGTEKERITVKLNGENAVKVSIQKQPDANTIEVVDAVKRKIEELRQANVIPIDAVLTSTLDESEFIRASIGNVTNAGLLGTALAAIAVLLFLGSLRQTLIILIAIPMSVLTAMILMGAFGLSLNLFSLGGLALGVGIVVDNSIVMLENIVAGVSAQKSKLNGENGAEINIANGADDSNGNGHAQNNLHHHDRSAAVIAQAEQSSQEVESALVASTSTNLVVVLPFLLIGGFIALLFNELILTISFAVAASIVTAITIVPAFASRLLTLPFASNIDRFWLLQQFNQRFEAATAGYGRTLAKVLQHRLVVLAIAFIVLGGSSFFLAGQLSQEILPPVNTGQARAFIQFPPGTTLATNRQVTKLVDDVILQQPETEFAFTTSGGFLFGSSTSLNTLRSSSTITLTPNTNVAAYIEQVNRQIAKLNLVDIRVRLSPGRVRGLITSNSPTFGSDLDVTLQGSNEEALEQAGRQVMAALDEQVNAARFRPDSDPRQPEVQIKPDWERLEALGLTTEDVGRTIETAISGTVPTQLQRGDRLVDVRVQLDQSRITQNYQLEQIPLFTSNNQLVRVADVAKIDKGQAPGEIQRINQREVFIIIGNLNEGASLSEAIAQTNAAITPLDLPAGVNILPSSVGETNQQLQNSLIILGALAAFLVFVVMAVQYNSLIDPLVIILTIPLALAGGILGLYLTETAIGATVVVGAVLLVGIVVNNAIVLVELANQIRDQQKCDRQTAILIAAPRRLRPILMTTITTVLGLFPLALGIGEGAEFIQPLGVVVFSGLSLATLLTLFIIPCFYTLLHDLLSGSGNQHDHHKQKLARQRSLTKVGK
- a CDS encoding pentapeptide repeat-containing protein, whose amino-acid sequence is MANDQHLKLIGKGVTAWNQWFEKNGSIQADLSEACLIGVTLTRIELLNAELSRIDLSRADLSESNLKRANLTEAVLVGADLISINLGRATLTEANLNRANLIGANLSGAILVEADLARCDLRVSNLTKADLMGANLSGADLSVANLSGANLSQVDLSKATLVEANLKDAKLSVASFNGANLTGASLAKLDLSGLDLSDANFSGADLRGANLSGANLNGADLSRANLSRANLSRANLSRTNFVRTELNEANLSEASLSGSNLSRADLSRANLIKADLHGANLSMSKLAGAYLVRANLLGTNLISADLTRAVLIEADLFRANLTEANLSRADLNRANLTEASFIEANLISANLCGTDLTRANLTGVYAIDAEIVGAILIKTNLSEASLAGANFVRANLSRAILSGASLSEANLGRANLYGANMSEANLSGANLENADLSRAQAIATNFTSTKLNGVCVQDWQINSATQFDDINCEYIYLKSNGKERYPAAGQMIEGELKQLLQNKLCNRA